A portion of the Ricinus communis isolate WT05 ecotype wild-type chromosome 10, ASM1957865v1, whole genome shotgun sequence genome contains these proteins:
- the LOC8283143 gene encoding importin-11 isoform X3 has protein sequence MALSGSDLPMIYSMLTNSMSGDQRVRGPAETALSEFESRPGFCSCLMEVITAKDLVSQIDVRLLASVYFKNSINRYWRNRRDSSGISSEEKNHLRQKLLSYLREENDKIAVMLSVLIAKIARFDYPKEWPELFSVLAHQLQSADVLTSHRIFMILFRTLKELSTKRLTADQRNFAEISSHFFDYCWRLWQSDVQTILHGFSALAQSYNPNALEQHHDELYLISERWLLCSKIIRQLIVSGFQSDAKSVQEVRPVKEVSPMLLNAIQSLLPYYSSFQKGRSKFLDFIKRACTKLMKVLIVIQGRHPYSFGDKSVLPLVVDFCLNKIAEPEPDLLSFEQFLIQCMVMVKCVLECKEYKPVLTGRVMDENTNTLEQVKKNISHVVGGVLTSLLPGERLVHLCNVLIRRYFVLTASDLEELYQNPEYFHHEQDVVQWTEKLRPCAEALYIVLFENHSQLLGPVVVSILREAMNGCPSSVTDVTSGLLLKDAAYGAAAYVYYELSNYLSFKDWFNGALSLELSNDHPNMRIIHRKVALILGQWVSEIKDEIKRPVYCGLIRLLQDKDLSVKLAACRSLCLHIEDANFSEKEFADLLPICWDSCFKLIEEVQEFDSKVQVLNLISVLIGYVSEVIPFANKLVEFFQKVWEESSGESLLQIQLLIALRNFVVALGYQSPSCYNVLLPILQRGIDINNPDELNLLEDIMLLWEATLSHAPAMVPQLLAYFPCLVEVMERSFDHLQVAVNILESYIILGGTEFLTVHASTVAKLLDLIVGNVNDRGLLSILPGIDILIQVIYLGQFKVTYSSLHFSSQSSFSFLSISSSGF, from the exons ATGGCGCTATCAGGTTCTGATTTGCCGATGATATACTCGATGCTAACTAATTCAATGAGCGGCGACCAGAGAGTACGCGGACCAGCCGAGACGGCGCTATCTGAGTTTGAGAGTAGGCCTGGTTTCTGCTCTTGCCTAATG GAAGTGATAACTGCAAAAGATTTAGTATCTCAAATCGATGTTCGCTTGTTAGCTTCGGTTTATTTCAAGAATAGTATCAACCGATATTGGAGGAACCGGCGAGATTCTTC GGGAATAAGCAGTGAGGAGAAAAACCATTTGCGACAAAAACTCTTGTCATATTTGAGAGAAGAGAATGATAAG ATAGCTGTAATGCTGTCTGTGCTCATCGCCAAAATTGCTCGTTTCGATTATCCAAAAGAATG GCCAGAGCTCTTTTCAGTCTTAGCGCACCAGCTTCAGTCAGCAGATGTTCTCACATCTCACAGGATATTCATGATTCTCTTTCGAACCTTGAAAGAATTGTCCACAAAACGTCTAACTGCAGACCAGAGGAACTTTGCAGAG ATATCATCCCACTTCTTTGATTATTGCTGGCGCCTATGGCAGAGTGATGTGCAGACCATATTACATGGTTTTTCAGCACTTGCTCAAAGCTACAATCCAAATGCTCTGGAACAGCATCATGACGAGCTTTATCTAATTAGTGAAAGATGGTTGTTGTGTTCAAAGATTATACGCCAGCTGATAGTTTCAGGGTTTCAAAGTGATGCTAAAAGTGTACAG GAAGTCCGACCAGTGAAGGAGGTCTCTCCTATGCTCTTAAATGCCATTCAGTCATTGCTTCCATACT ATTCATCTTTTCAGAAGGGACGTTCAAAATTCTTGGATTTTATTAAGAGGGCATGCACGAAGTTGATGAAGGTTTTAATTGTAATTCAGGGCAGGCATCCTTATTCATTTGGTGATAAATCCGTCCTTCCACTTGTTGTGGATTTCTGTTTAAACAAGATTGCAGAGCCTGAGCCtgatttattatcatttgagCAGTTCCTTATTCAGTGCATGGTAATGGTAAAGTGTGTACTTGAATGTAAGGAATATAAGCCAGTTCTTACTGGTCGAGTGATGGATGAAAACACAAATACATTAGAGCAggtgaaaaaaaatatctctCATGTTGTTGGTGGTGTCCTCACTTCACTTCTCCCGGGTGAACGCTTAGTACATCTATGCAACGTATTAATAAGGAG GTATTTTGTTCTAACAGCAAGTGATTTGGAGGAGTTGTACCAGAACCCTGAATATTTTCATCATGAGCAAGATGTGGTTCAGTGGACTGAAAAACTGAGGCCTTGTGCTGAAGCATTGTACATTGTATTGTTTGAAAACCATAGCCAA CTGTTAGGTCCTGTGGTGGTATCTATCCTTCGAGAAGCAATGAATGGTTGCCCATCATCAGTTACTGATGTCACTTCGGGGTTGCTTCTTAAAGATGCTGCTTATGGTGCTGCTGCATATGTTTACTATGAGTTGTCAAACTACCTAAGCTTCAAAGATTG GTTTAATGGTGCTTTATCCCTTGAACTGTCAAATGATCATCCAAATATGCGTATCATCCATCGGAAAGTTGCATTAATATTGGGACAATGGGTTTCTGAG ATTAAAGATGAAATAAAAAGACCAGTGTACTGTGGATTGATCAGACTGCTACAAGACAAAGATCTGTCTGTCAAG CTGGCAGCTTGCCGGTCTTTGTGTTTGCATATTGAAGACGCAAACTTCTCCGAAAAAGAATTTGCAGATCTCCTTCCTATTTGTTGGGATTCATGTTTTAAGCTGATTGAGGAGGTTCAAGAGTTTGATTCAAAG GTGcaggttttgaatttgatctcTGTTTTAATTGGATATGTTAGTGAAGTCATTCCATTCGCAAACAAGTTGGTGGAATTCTTTCAGAAG GTTTGGGAGGAATCTTCTGGCGAGAGCCTTCTACAGATTCAGCTTCTAATTGCTTTGCGGAACTTTGTGGTTGCACTTGGCTATCAGTCACCCAGTTGCTACAATGTACTATTGCCTATTCTGCAAAGGGGAATTGATATAAATAACCCAGATGAACTCAATCTTCTAGAGGACATCATGCTG CTATGGGAAGCCACGCTCTCACATGCTCCTGCAATGGTGCCTCAGCTGTTAGCATACTTTCCATGTCTGGTGGAAGTCATGGAAAGAAGTTTCGATCACTTGCAG GTTGCAGTAAATATACTTGAGAGTTACATAATTCTGGGTGGGACTGAATTTCTAACTGTGCATGCTTCCACTGTGGCTAAACTTCTTGATCTGATTGTTGGAAATGTCAATGATAGAGGCCTACTTTCAATACTTCCTGgcattgatatattaatacag GTCATCTATTTGGGCCAATTCAAAGTTACATATTCTTCTCTCCATTTTTCTTCACAATCATCATTCTCCTTTTTATCTATATCTTCCAGTGGATTTTAA
- the LOC8283142 gene encoding dnaJ protein ERDJ3A — protein sequence MNPRFTLSVILVLLCLSLVLLTDEAKTIDPYKVLGVEKNASQREIQKAFHKLSLQYHPDKNKNKGAQEKFAEINNAYEILSDEEKRKNFDLYGDEKGNPGFDAGYTGNQGGYTYYTSGGQGQNGFNFRRNEWQNMGGQGGSKSFSFSFGGPSSQSSFGFGLNDIFSNLFGGDVGGGHFGGSGGSARSRSSSQSGSGSSFKSIRNINSKMFKKEIADQGMTWLLLSYNPSLRGSHYHESIIQEVLDSLQGALKVGSINCETEKSLCTELGIHPRQMPRVFVYSYRASDKGSLVEYKDDLVARSLKTFCRDHLPRFSRRIDLKQLESFSGIREPRVLLLSTKKDTPVIWRVLSGLYQKRFIFNDIEVHDVTEPMAKKLGVDALPAIVGWLSNGERHVLKVGISVKDLQSAVHDLSAILDDFDKKNKKEASRQGRKQDDVIEKQVPLLTRDNFEALCGEKTPVCIIGAFRSLKAREKLESILTMVSQKPLSRQRNAALGSKDSISYSLLDANRQQAFLNGFEKSGFKSSDKLLLAYKPRKGKFATFEGEMIAENVEGFISSVFNGDVQFTETRQKPVVK from the exons ATGAATCCGCGCTTTACATTGTCGGTGATTTTGGTGTTATTATGCTTATCTCTGGTTTTGTTAACGGACGAAGCGAAAACTATCGACCCTTACAAg GTTCTTGGGGTTGAGAAAAATGCAAGTCAACGTGAAATACAGAAGGCTTTTCACAA gCTTTCTCTTCAATATCACCCTGACAAGAATAAAAACAAGGGTGCTCAGGAGAAGTTTGCTGAGATTAATAATG CATATGAGATACTATCAGATGAAGAGAAGAGGAAAAATTTTGACTTGTATGGAGATGAGAAGGGCAATCCTGGATTTGATGCTGGATATACTGGCAACCAGGGtggatatacttattataCTAGTGGTGGACAGGGGCAAAATGGGTTTAACTTTAGACGGAATGAATGGCAAAATATGGGGGGGCAGGGAGGTTCAAAATCATTCTCATTCTCCTTTGGTGGTCCCAGTTCTCAGAGTTCATTTGGTTTTGGCCTGAATGATATTTTCTCCAATCTTTTTGGGGGTGATGTTGGTGGGGGTCATTTTGGTGGCTCTGGTGGCTCTGCTAGGTCTCGGTCTAGTTCTCAATCTGGCTCTGGAAGCTCCTTTAAGAGCATCAGGaacataaattctaaaatgtttaagaaagaaattgcTGACCAAGGAATGACTTGGCTTTTGTTATCCTATAATCCCTCATTGAGGGGTAGTCATTATCATGAATCAATTATACAAGAGGTTCTTGATTCATTGCAGGGAGCTCTAAAG GTGGGGAGCATAAATTGTGAAACTGAAAAGTCTTTGTGTACTGAACTAGGCATCCATCCCCGCCAAATGCCAAGGGTATTTGTGTATTCCTACAGAGCAAGTGATAAGGGATCTCTGGTGGAGTACAAAGATGATTTGGTTGCTCGGAGTTTGAAAACATTTTGCCGAGATCATTTGCCAAGGTTTTCAAGGCGGATTGACCTGAAACAGCTCGAGTCTTTCTCTGGTATCAGGGAACCTAGAGTCTTGCTTCTTTCCACAAAAAAAGATACACCTGTAATCTGGCGTGTTCTTAGTGGTTTATATCAGAAACGCTTCATATTCAATGATATAGAG GTTCATGATGTGACTGAACCAATGGCAAAGAAGTTGGGAGTTGATGCACTTCCAGCTATAGTTGGGTGGTTGTCAAATGGGGAGAGGCATGTCTTAAAAGTGGGGATTTCTGTGAAAGATTTGCAATCTGCAGTTCACGATCTTAGCGCCATACTTGatgattttgataaaaagaataagaaggaAGCATCAAGACAGGGCAGAAAGCAGGATGATGTTATTGAGAAACAGGTGCCTTTATTGACAAGGGACAATTTTGAAGCTCTGTGCGGAGAGAAAACCCCTGTTTGCATTATAGGTGCTTTCAGATCTTTAAAAGCAAGGGAGAAGCTGGAATCCATTTTAACTATG GTCTCTCAAAAACCACTGTCAAGGCAACGAAATGCAGCATTGGGATCCAAGGATTCCATTTCCTATTCTCTGTTAGATGCTAACAGGCAACAGGCGTTCTTAAATGGTTTTGAGAAATCTGGATTTAAATCATCAGATAAGTTATTGTTGGCCTACAAACCGCGGAAGGGGAAGTTTGCTACATTTGAAGGCGAAATGATTGCAGAGAACGTAGAGGGGTTTATCAGCTCTGTGTTCAATGGAGATGTACAATTTACCGAGACACGGCAGAAGCCAGTTGTTAAATGA
- the LOC8283141 gene encoding pyruvate decarboxylase 2, which produces MDTNIGSIDTLKPTTTDVCCPANGAVCTLQSSTVSPSSIVSSPDSTLGRHLARRLVQVGVTDVFSVPGDFNLTLLDHLIAEPGLNVIGCCNELNAGYAADGYARSRGVGACVVTFTVGGLSVLNAIAGAYSENLPVVCIVGGPNSNDYGTNRILHHTIGLPDFSQELRCFQPVTCFQAIVNNLEDAHELIDTAISTALKESKPVYLSISCNLSAIPHPTFSREPVPFSLSPRLSNKIGLEAAVEAAAEFLNKAVKPVLVGGPKLRVAKACEAFVELADACGYALAVMPSAKGLVPEHHSHFIGTYWGAVSTAFCAEIVESADAYLFAGPIFNDYSSVGYSLLLKKEKSIIVQPDRVVIGNGPAFGCVLMKDFLKALAKRLKNNTTAHENYRRIFVPEGQPLKSQPKEPLRVNVLFQHIQKMLSSETAVIAETGDSWFNCQKLKLPKGCGYEFQMQYGSIGWSVGATLGYAQAVPEKRVIACIGDGSFQVTAQDVSTMLRCGQKTIIFLINNGGYTIEVEIHDGPYNVIKNWNYTGLVDAIHNGEGKCWTAKVQCEEELIEAIETATESKKDCLCFIEVIAHKDDTSKELLEWGSRVSAANSRPPNPQ; this is translated from the exons ATGGACACAAACATTGGATCTATTGACACCTTGAAACCCACAACAACTGACGTGTGCTGTCCAGCAAACGGCGCCGTTTGCACCCTCCAAAGCTCCACAGTCTCCCCATCATCGATCGTCAGCTCGCCTGACTCCACTCTCGGCCGTCACTTGGCTCGCCGTCTTGTGCAAGTCGGTGTCACTGATGTCTTCTCTGTTCCCGGTGACTTTAACCTCACTCTTCTTGATCATTTGATTGCTGAGCCTGGACTTAACGTTATTGGCTGTTGTAATGAGCTCAATGCTGGATATGCTGCTGATGGTTACGCAAGATCACGTGGTGTTGGTGCTTGTGTTGTTACTTTCACTGTTGGTGGATTAAGTGTTCTCAATGCTATTGCTGGTGCTTACAGTGAAAACTTACCCGTTGTATGTATTGTTGGTGGACCTAACTCCAACGATTATGGGACTAACAGGATCTTGCATCATACCATTGGTCTGCCTGATTTTAGTCAGGAGTTGAGGTGTTTCCAGCCTGTTACATGCTTTCAG GCTATTGTGAATAATTTGGAAGATGCACATGAGCTGATTGATACTGCTATATCAACTGCTTTGAAAGAAAGCAAGCCTGTTTATCTCAGCATTAGCTGTAACTTGTCAGCGATCCCTCATCCTACTTTTAGTCGCGAGCCAGTTCCATTTTCACTCTCTCCCAG ATTGAGTAATAAAATTGGTTTGGAGGCTGCTGTTGAAGCAGCAGCGGAGTTTTTGAACAAAGCAGTGAAACCAGTTTTGGTTGGTGGGCCTAAACTGAGGGTTGCAAAGGCATGTGAGGCCTTTGTTGAGTTAGCTGATGCTTGTGGTTATGCCCTTGCTGTGATGCCATCGGCTAAAGGGCTTGTGCCGGAACACCATTCTCACTTCATTGGTACTTATTGGGGTGCAGTCAGCACTGCCTTCTGTGCTGAGATTGTGGAATCTGCAGATGCTTACTTGTTCGCTGGACCCATTTTCAATGACTACAGCTCCGTTGGATACTCTCTCCTTCTCAAGAAAGAGAAGTCAATCATCGTGCAGCCTGATCGTGTGGTGATTGGAAATGGACCTGCATTTGGATGTGTTTTGATGAAGGATTTTCTTAAAGCCCTAGCAAAGAGGCTCAAGAACAATACTACTGCTCATGAGAACTACCGTAGAATTTTTGTCCCTGAAGGGCAACCTTTGAAAAGTCAACCTAAAGAACCATTGAGGGTTAATGTTCTGTTCCAACATATACAGAAAATGCTGTCTAGTGAAACTGCTGTGATTGCAGAGACAGGGGACTCATGGTTCAACTGTCAGAAGCTGAAATTACCAAAGGGATGCGG GTACGAATTTCAAATGCAGTATGGATCAATTGGTTGGTCAGTTGGGGCAACTCTTGGGTATGCTCAGGCGGTGCCTGAGAAACGTGTGATTGCTTGTATTGGAGATGGTAGCTTTCAG GTGACTGCTCAAGATGTGTCAACAATGCTGCGATGTGGACAAAAGACCATCATCTTCTTGATCAATAATGGTGGGTATACCATTGAGGTTGAGATCCACGATGGTCCTTACAATGTGATAAAGAACTGGAACTACACTGGCTTGGTTGATGCAATTCACAATGGTGAAGGCAAGTGCTGGACGGCCAAG GTCCAATGCGAGGAAGAGCTGATTGAAGCGATTGAGACTGCGACAGAGTCGAAGAAAGATTGCTTATGCTTCATTGAGGTTATTGCTCACAAGGATGATACAAGCAAAGAACTGTTGGAATGGGGCTCAAGGGTCTCTGCCGCCAATAGCCGCCCACCAAACCCTCAGTAG